Proteins encoded in a region of the Triticum dicoccoides isolate Atlit2015 ecotype Zavitan chromosome 3A, WEW_v2.0, whole genome shotgun sequence genome:
- the LOC119271244 gene encoding uncharacterized protein LOC119271244 → MSPAVIDRGSSARPRCFSSQGGDDDPLTSEEKMRLFKRGAHLIFRMTKAISTVVVCGIVIKWSVTEVFRPYPTSDCARAVRKCREMLQGLRGNPPTLEVGPVLGDEMLAAEVAAFKSMVKDMKREAAERLED, encoded by the exons ATGTCGCCGGCGGTCATCGACCGCGGTTCGTCCGCCCGTCCTCGCTGCTTCTCCTCGCAG GGTGGCGATGATGATCCGCTTACATCTGAAGAGAAGATGAGACTATTTAAAAGGGGCGCTCACTTGATCTTCAGGATGACAAAAGCCATCTCCACCGTTGTGGTCTGCGGAATAGTCATCAAGTGGTCAGTAACAGAGGTGTTCCGTCCTTACCCGACAAGCGATTGTGCACGTGCTGTCCGGAAATGCCGTGAGATG CTACAGGGTCTACGGGGCAACCCTCCAACATTGGAGGTTGGTCCTGTGCTGGGTGATGAGATGCTGGCGGCGGAGGTGGCAGCGTTCAAGTCCATGGTGAAGGATATGAAGCGAGAAGCAGCGGAGAGACTGGAGGACTGA